In one window of Paucibacter aquatile DNA:
- the flhF gene encoding flagellar biosynthesis protein FlhF, translating into MNVKRFTARTSREAMALVRKAFGDDAVVLSNKPCPEGVEVLAMAPEGMSQIERVAATAPRVASPGRLQAQPGRPAAGAPVVNPSAKSFAARTGQRSEPSFGYNDPASGYGGEVADDVQTLAMSTLSFQDYVRERVLKRRQAELEGAPDPIYAQQAEAPAVAADHPGVSSLNAVRQQRAQAALQAMQPRRPESQPAPAQAAQPARRAVPVPPSPPVLRDEIRMPATSLTAELPDLPGRGRRDQQDMMNELRQVKGLIEERFGALAFMEKLQRQPIQARLTQKLLELGFSPALVRKLVEGCPNEFKGAQAAKGEPADETQWAANVLSRNLHTDENSPALEEQGGVFALIGSTGVGKTTTTAKIAAAFATRFGAAHLGLITLDAYRVGAHEQLRAYGRILGVPVHTAHDRASLEDLLELLSAKKMVLIDTAGMAQRDSRTHELLEMLAHPSVRKILVVNAAQQGETIEDVVNAWGAKDCHGLVLSKIDEAVKLAPALDTLIRHKLTVLGVTNGQRVPEDWHRLSSQALVQRALRSTAAGAWRMDSADVNLIFAGGPALGSQHPAAMGMF; encoded by the coding sequence ATGAATGTGAAACGCTTCACCGCCCGCACATCACGCGAAGCCATGGCCCTGGTCCGCAAGGCCTTTGGTGATGATGCCGTCGTCCTGTCCAACAAGCCCTGCCCGGAAGGTGTGGAAGTGCTGGCCATGGCGCCGGAAGGCATGTCGCAGATCGAGCGCGTGGCCGCCACCGCGCCGCGCGTGGCCTCGCCCGGCCGCCTGCAGGCCCAGCCGGGTCGCCCGGCCGCCGGCGCGCCCGTGGTCAACCCTTCGGCCAAGAGCTTTGCCGCCCGCACCGGCCAGCGCAGCGAACCCAGCTTTGGCTACAACGACCCCGCCAGCGGCTACGGCGGCGAGGTGGCTGACGATGTCCAGACCCTGGCCATGAGCACCTTGTCCTTCCAGGACTATGTGCGCGAGCGCGTCCTCAAGCGCCGCCAGGCCGAGCTGGAAGGTGCGCCCGATCCCATCTACGCCCAGCAGGCCGAAGCGCCGGCGGTCGCGGCTGACCATCCCGGCGTCAGCTCCCTCAATGCCGTGCGCCAGCAGCGCGCTCAGGCCGCCTTGCAAGCCATGCAGCCGCGCCGCCCGGAGTCGCAGCCCGCGCCTGCTCAAGCGGCGCAGCCGGCTCGCCGCGCCGTGCCGGTGCCGCCCTCGCCGCCGGTGCTGCGCGACGAGATACGCATGCCGGCCACCAGCCTGACAGCCGAGTTGCCCGATCTGCCCGGCCGCGGCCGTCGCGACCAGCAGGACATGATGAACGAGCTGCGTCAGGTCAAGGGCCTGATCGAAGAGCGCTTCGGCGCCCTGGCTTTCATGGAAAAGCTGCAGCGCCAGCCCATCCAGGCCCGCCTGACCCAAAAGCTGCTGGAGCTGGGCTTCTCGCCCGCCTTGGTGCGCAAGCTGGTTGAAGGCTGCCCCAATGAGTTCAAGGGCGCGCAGGCCGCCAAGGGTGAGCCGGCTGATGAAACCCAGTGGGCCGCCAATGTGCTGTCCCGCAATCTGCACACCGATGAAAACAGCCCGGCGCTGGAAGAGCAGGGCGGCGTGTTCGCCCTGATCGGCTCCACCGGCGTGGGCAAGACCACGACCACGGCCAAGATCGCCGCCGCCTTTGCCACCCGCTTCGGCGCCGCCCACCTGGGCCTGATCACGCTGGACGCCTACCGGGTCGGCGCTCACGAGCAGCTGCGCGCCTACGGCCGCATCCTCGGCGTGCCGGTGCACACCGCCCACGACCGCGCTTCGCTGGAAGACCTGCTGGAGCTGCTCTCGGCCAAGAAGATGGTCCTGATCGACACGGCCGGCATGGCCCAGCGCGACAGCCGTACCCACGAGCTGCTCGAGATGCTGGCCCATCCCAGCGTGCGCAAGATCCTGGTGGTCAACGCCGCCCAGCAGGGCGAGACCATCGAAGACGTGGTCAACGCCTGGGGCGCCAAGGACTGCCACGGCCTGGTGCTGTCCAAGATCGACGAGGCCGTCAAGCTGGCCCCGGCCCTGGACACCCTGATCCGCCACAAGCTGACCGTGCTGGGCGTGACCAACGGCCAGCGCGTGCCGGAAGACTGGCACCGCCTGTCAAGCCAGGCCCTGGTGCAGCGCGCCCTGCGCAGCACCGCCGCCGGCGCCTGGCGCATGGACAGCGCCGATGTGAACCTGATTTTTGCCGGGGGGCCCGCGCTTGGCTCCCAACACCCGGCCGCCATGGGCATGTTTTAA
- a CDS encoding RNA polymerase sigma factor FliA, which yields MYTAKGRLDNSSLIKQYSPLVRRLAHQMIAKLPANIEIDDLIQVGLIGLTDALSRFDVGQGVQFETFATQRIRGAMLDELRGGDWMSRGTRRQQREIEGAVRKLEQELGRAPVESEIAAEMKIPLAEYQDLLGKVRGTQLVYLEDMSGDEGDEDFLDRHVADHSNNPMLKLQDHRMREALVAAIKNLPEREQYMMSMYYEHDMNLKEIAVVLKVTESRVCQLHSQAIARLRVKLRDW from the coding sequence ATGTACACCGCCAAAGGCCGCCTCGATAACTCCTCGCTGATCAAGCAATACAGCCCGCTGGTGCGACGTCTGGCGCACCAGATGATCGCCAAGCTGCCCGCCAATATCGAGATCGACGACCTGATCCAGGTCGGCCTGATCGGCCTGACCGACGCGCTCTCGCGCTTCGATGTCGGCCAGGGCGTGCAGTTCGAGACCTTTGCCACCCAGCGCATCCGCGGCGCCATGCTTGACGAGCTGCGCGGCGGCGACTGGATGAGCCGTGGCACCCGCCGCCAGCAGCGCGAGATCGAAGGCGCCGTGCGCAAGCTCGAGCAAGAGCTGGGCCGTGCCCCGGTCGAAAGCGAGATCGCCGCCGAGATGAAGATCCCCCTGGCCGAGTACCAGGACCTGCTCGGCAAGGTGCGTGGCACCCAACTGGTCTATCTGGAAGACATGTCGGGCGACGAAGGCGACGAGGACTTCCTCGACCGCCATGTGGCCGACCACAGCAACAACCCCATGTTGAAGCTGCAGGACCATCGCATGCGCGAGGCCCTGGTCGCCGCCATCAAGAACCTGCCCGAGCGCGAGCAGTACATGATGAGCATGTACTACGAGCACGACATGAACCTCAAGGAAATTGCGGTCGTGCTCAAGGTCACCGAATCGCGCGTCTGCCAGCTGCACAGCCAGGCCATCGCCCGCCTGCGTGTCAAGCTGCGCGACTGGTAA
- the flhB gene encoding flagellar biosynthesis protein FlhB translates to MADQDAQDRNLPASARKIQRSREEGQLPRSRDLAHFAMMAAGGAILAFGGPGITSSLQRMLEGALQFDARQLSRGDFMALRLTELTLQFCTLMLPICLGLLVVAIGSNLALGGWNWTMKPLQPKFSHLNPISGIGRLFSGQGLGQALKAVLLAVVLGTVGALVLKDRIAAYIGIMSIPLPAALAYAGQQLMSGLTLLGVALALFAAIDVPLQRQLYLRRIRMTREEAKQEMKEVEGNMEIKARMRAKMREMAKRRMLAAVPTADLVVMNPTHYAVALKYDDASMAAPKVVAKGADLLAMKIRDLAKDSKVPVLQSPVLARALYAHAEVDREIPAALFGAVAQVLAYIYQLRAAMAGRGQTPEQPTPQVPPELDPHNKPHFRSATDLDGLEDDEE, encoded by the coding sequence ATGGCCGACCAAGACGCTCAGGACCGAAATTTACCGGCCTCAGCCCGCAAGATCCAACGATCACGGGAAGAGGGCCAGCTGCCGCGCTCGCGTGATCTGGCGCATTTCGCCATGATGGCGGCCGGCGGTGCGATCCTGGCGTTCGGTGGCCCGGGCATCACCAGCTCCCTGCAGCGCATGCTGGAAGGCGCTTTGCAATTCGACGCGCGCCAGCTCTCGCGCGGCGACTTCATGGCCTTGCGTCTGACCGAGCTGACCCTGCAGTTCTGCACCCTGATGCTGCCCATCTGCCTGGGTCTGCTGGTGGTGGCGATCGGCAGCAACCTCGCGCTCGGTGGCTGGAACTGGACCATGAAGCCGCTGCAGCCCAAGTTCTCCCACCTCAATCCCATCAGTGGAATTGGCCGCTTGTTCAGCGGCCAGGGCCTGGGTCAGGCGCTCAAGGCCGTGCTCCTGGCCGTGGTGCTGGGCACCGTGGGCGCCCTGGTGCTGAAGGACCGGATCGCCGCCTACATCGGCATCATGAGCATTCCGCTGCCGGCGGCTCTGGCCTATGCCGGCCAGCAGCTGATGAGCGGGCTGACCCTGCTGGGCGTGGCCCTGGCCTTGTTCGCGGCCATCGATGTGCCGCTGCAGCGCCAGCTCTACCTGCGCCGCATTCGCATGACGCGCGAAGAAGCCAAGCAGGAAATGAAAGAGGTCGAGGGCAATATGGAGATCAAGGCCCGCATGCGGGCCAAGATGCGCGAGATGGCCAAGCGCCGCATGCTGGCTGCCGTGCCCACCGCCGACCTGGTGGTGATGAACCCGACCCACTACGCCGTCGCGCTCAAGTACGACGACGCCAGCATGGCCGCACCCAAGGTGGTGGCCAAGGGCGCCGACCTGCTGGCCATGAAGATCCGTGATCTGGCCAAGGATTCCAAAGTGCCGGTGCTGCAGTCGCCGGTCTTGGCGCGGGCCCTGTACGCCCATGCCGAGGTGGACCGCGAGATCCCGGCCGCCCTGTTCGGTGCGGTCGCCCAGGTGCTGGCCTACATCTACCAGCTGCGCGCCGCCATGGCCGGCCGAGGCCAGACGCCTGAGCAACCGACCCCGCAGGTGCCGCCAGAGCTGGACCCGCACAACAAACCCCATTTCCGCAGCGCGACCGATCTCGACGGTTTGGAGGATGACGAAGAATGA
- the flhA gene encoding flagellar biosynthesis protein FlhA codes for MNPLIANLQALLGPRAAVLSALGAPVAVILVLGMMVLPLPPFALDLMFTFNIAMAVMVMMVAANMVKPLDFAAFPTVLLLTTLLRLSLNVASTRVVLMEGHTGTGAAGKVIEAFGHFLIGGNFAVGLIVFAILVVINFIVVTKGAERIAEVGARFSLDAMPGKQMAVDADLNAGLINEAEAKRRRAELGDEADFFGSMDGASKFVRGDAVAGMLILAINIVGGFIIGVAQHGLSASQAADSYILLAVGDALVAQVPALLISVAAAMVVSRVGTEKDIGSQIGRQVFGSAKSLAITAGVIGMLGLIPGMPHVVFLLIASTLGYLAWWLRTRDQAAQKAAEIKPKDNAAAAAEPNGEATWDDLIPVDTLGLEVGYRLISLVDKSREGDLLSRIKGVRRKFAQEVGFLPPAVHIRDNLELRPSQYRLSLRGAVVGEAEAFPGMWLAINPGQATQKLIGTQTTDPAFGLPAVWIDDRQKDMAQMAGFTVVDCSTVVATHLSHLMQVHAAKLLGRVETQALVEHLTKQAPQLIEDVIPKMLGIANLQRVLQLLLEEGVHIRDMRSIVESIAENAAQISDPAELARRIRTHIAPAIVQQIYGPVKELDVIALEPELERLVTQALNSPNGAALDPGVADTLARSAAETSQAQEDRGVPACLLVPDLIRAPMARLLRRAAPRLKVLGHSEIPETHSIRIGSIIGGTA; via the coding sequence ATGAACCCGCTGATCGCCAATCTGCAAGCCCTGCTGGGCCCGCGCGCCGCCGTGCTGAGCGCGCTGGGCGCGCCGGTGGCGGTGATCCTGGTGCTGGGCATGATGGTGCTGCCGCTGCCGCCGTTCGCCCTGGATCTGATGTTCACCTTCAACATCGCCATGGCGGTGATGGTGATGATGGTGGCGGCCAATATGGTCAAGCCGCTGGACTTTGCGGCCTTCCCGACCGTGCTGCTGCTGACCACCTTGCTGCGCCTGTCGCTGAACGTGGCCTCCACCCGCGTGGTGCTGATGGAAGGCCACACCGGCACCGGCGCGGCCGGCAAGGTGATCGAGGCCTTCGGCCATTTCCTGATCGGCGGCAACTTCGCGGTCGGCCTGATCGTCTTTGCCATCCTGGTGGTGATCAACTTCATCGTGGTCACCAAGGGTGCCGAGCGGATCGCTGAAGTCGGCGCGCGCTTCTCCTTGGATGCCATGCCCGGCAAGCAGATGGCGGTGGACGCCGACCTGAATGCCGGCCTGATCAACGAGGCCGAGGCCAAGCGCCGCCGCGCCGAGCTCGGCGACGAGGCCGATTTCTTTGGCTCCATGGACGGTGCCAGCAAGTTCGTCCGCGGCGACGCGGTCGCCGGCATGCTGATCCTGGCCATCAACATCGTCGGTGGCTTCATCATCGGCGTCGCCCAACATGGCCTGTCGGCCAGCCAGGCGGCGGATTCCTACATCCTGCTGGCCGTCGGTGACGCGCTGGTGGCCCAGGTGCCGGCCCTGCTGATCTCGGTGGCCGCGGCCATGGTGGTGTCGCGCGTCGGCACCGAGAAAGACATCGGCAGCCAGATCGGCCGCCAGGTGTTCGGTTCGGCCAAGTCCCTGGCCATCACCGCCGGTGTGATCGGCATGCTGGGCCTGATCCCGGGCATGCCCCATGTGGTCTTCCTGCTGATCGCCAGCACCCTGGGCTACCTGGCCTGGTGGCTGCGTACCCGCGACCAGGCGGCGCAGAAAGCCGCCGAGATCAAGCCCAAGGACAACGCTGCCGCGGCCGCCGAGCCCAATGGCGAAGCGACCTGGGACGACCTCATCCCGGTCGACACCCTGGGCCTGGAGGTGGGCTACCGCCTGATCAGCCTGGTCGACAAGAGCCGTGAGGGCGATCTGCTCAGCCGCATCAAGGGCGTGCGGCGCAAGTTTGCGCAGGAGGTGGGCTTCCTGCCGCCGGCCGTGCACATCCGCGACAACCTGGAGCTGCGCCCCAGCCAGTACCGCCTGAGCCTGCGCGGCGCCGTGGTGGGCGAGGCCGAGGCCTTCCCGGGCATGTGGCTGGCCATCAACCCGGGCCAGGCCACCCAGAAACTGATCGGCACCCAGACCACCGATCCGGCCTTCGGCCTGCCCGCCGTCTGGATCGACGACCGCCAGAAAGATATGGCGCAAATGGCCGGATTTACCGTGGTTGATTGCTCGACCGTGGTGGCCACCCATCTTTCACACTTGATGCAGGTTCACGCGGCCAAGCTGCTGGGCCGAGTCGAGACCCAGGCCCTGGTTGAACACCTGACCAAGCAGGCGCCGCAACTGATCGAAGATGTGATTCCCAAAATGCTAGGCATCGCCAATCTGCAACGTGTCCTCCAGCTCCTGCTGGAAGAGGGCGTGCACATCCGCGATATGCGCTCCATCGTCGAGTCCATCGCCGAGAACGCCGCCCAGATCAGCGATCCGGCCGAGCTGGCCCGCCGCATCCGCACCCACATCGCCCCGGCCATCGTTCAACAGATCTACGGCCCGGTGAAGGAGCTGGATGTGATCGCCCTCGAGCCCGAGCTGGAGCGCCTGGTCACGCAAGCCCTGAATTCCCCCAACGGCGCCGCCCTGGACCCTGGTGTCGCCGACACCCTGGCCCGCAGCGCCGCCGAAACCTCACAAGCCCAGGAAGACCGCGGCGTGCCCGCCTGCCTGCTGGTGCCCGATCTGATCCGCGCCCCCATGGCCCGCCTGCTGCGCCGTGCCGCACCGCGCCTCAAGGTGCTGGGCCACAGCGAAATTCCTGAAACCCACTCCATCCGTATCGGTTCCATCATCGGAGGCACAGCATGA
- a CDS encoding methyl-accepting chemotaxis protein, translated as MFFGSKRQSATRSSVPIAHHESAAGAAAPSTQALTQLLGSLSRSVSHVGRDAAEVRGVLDDTQKVVDAQAQAMAALSGELGQVRQAQQGISRASEQSRQAVQRARQALSGVGDEVGGIVQTLHEVADAASDISKIALQTRLVAFNASVEAKRAGEAGLGFGVVADAVKDLAGKVDGSSKAIMSTLSALDARIERFSIELRSASGGLAQQSAIHQAFAAVEQDVLHIADAARQSEQISASLGARADELAADIQQARGSLQVATACSDRFLKLSEELIEQIAGSGVEVEDARFIAAAQQAAARISALLEEAVARRQISMAQLFDERYRPLAGSDPAQHLTDFVELTDRLFPAVQEPVLQLDDKIVFCIAVDRNGYVPTHNKKYCQPQRPGDVVWNSANSRYRRIFNDRTGLASARNQRPFLLQTYRRDMGGGRFVLLKEASAPITVQGRHWGGLRLAFGF; from the coding sequence ATGTTCTTTGGCTCCAAGCGCCAATCCGCCACCCGATCGAGCGTGCCCATCGCGCACCACGAATCAGCTGCGGGCGCCGCGGCGCCCAGCACCCAGGCGCTGACCCAGCTGCTGGGTAGCCTGTCCCGTTCGGTCTCCCATGTCGGCCGCGATGCCGCCGAGGTGCGCGGGGTACTGGATGACACACAGAAAGTTGTCGATGCCCAGGCCCAGGCCATGGCCGCTCTGTCGGGCGAGCTGGGCCAGGTGCGCCAGGCCCAGCAAGGCATCAGCCGGGCCAGCGAACAAAGCCGTCAGGCCGTGCAGCGCGCCCGCCAGGCCTTGTCCGGCGTGGGCGATGAGGTGGGCGGCATCGTCCAGACCCTGCACGAGGTCGCTGACGCGGCCTCGGACATCAGCAAGATCGCCCTGCAGACCCGTCTCGTTGCGTTCAATGCCTCGGTCGAAGCCAAGCGCGCTGGCGAAGCCGGCCTGGGCTTTGGCGTGGTGGCCGATGCGGTCAAGGACCTGGCCGGCAAGGTCGACGGTTCGTCCAAGGCCATCATGAGCACGCTGTCGGCCCTCGACGCCCGCATCGAACGCTTCAGCATCGAGCTGCGCAGCGCCAGCGGCGGCCTGGCCCAGCAAAGCGCCATCCACCAGGCCTTTGCCGCGGTGGAGCAGGATGTGCTGCACATCGCCGATGCCGCCCGCCAGAGCGAGCAAATCAGTGCCTCGCTCGGCGCCCGCGCGGACGAGTTGGCGGCCGACATCCAGCAGGCGCGCGGCAGCCTGCAGGTGGCCACCGCCTGCAGCGATCGATTCTTGAAGCTCTCGGAAGAGCTGATCGAGCAGATTGCCGGCTCCGGCGTCGAGGTCGAGGATGCCCGCTTCATCGCCGCCGCCCAGCAGGCCGCGGCCCGCATCAGCGCCCTGCTGGAGGAGGCCGTGGCCCGCCGTCAGATCAGCATGGCTCAGCTCTTTGATGAACGCTATCGGCCTCTGGCAGGCAGCGATCCGGCTCAGCATCTGACCGACTTTGTCGAGCTCACGGACCGCCTGTTCCCGGCCGTGCAGGAGCCCGTGCTGCAGCTCGACGACAAGATCGTGTTCTGCATTGCCGTGGATCGCAACGGTTATGTGCCCACCCACAACAAGAAGTACTGCCAGCCTCAACGCCCGGGTGATGTGGTGTGGAACAGCGCCAACAGCCGCTATCGCCGCATCTTCAATGACCGCACCGGCCTGGCTTCGGCGCGCAACCAGCGGCCGTTTCTGCTGCAGACCTACCGGCGTGATATGGGCGGCGGCCGCTTTGTGCTGCTGAAGGAGGCCTCAGCGCCCATCACCGTGCAGGGGCGGCATTGGGGCGGTTTGCGTCTGGCCTTCGGCTTTTGA
- a CDS encoding diguanylate cyclase domain-containing protein: MDESRRPTPLPANSARKPGATPPAQIAKAALLRLAQAQLEPTPENYARAYAMESGVEATPAALPERAQALLAKLLSMGVSNAQARLELQVCVRESRWDEALRELERLQRSEGPSAQGEAMAQTLERLVRGLERGGRQWTVARKKDGLQRVLENNRSDGQRLLKRLDQLVNSWDGDVADASIATSEEPGGTPSQFFAEEDFAPSTVEAADSELTAGGEGSAPLTFRAAGAGLSSPWPGIETSLHGTVQHALKSPEGYADELMRQLDAAHLDLLAGGPTPEKAALIEALCQRARHLLDHRQHLFGELGELCRELSASLVDLAEDDSWAKGQCEAMNQTLEQGLSGRGVRSVTEMLGGTRERQRALREERSRARDSLKALIHQMLAELGELGQHTDRFQNSVGRYAEVIEKADSLESLTGVVREMVEESRSVQSLVKQTQERLTLEHDRASSLSAKVAELEGELQRLSNEVQTDQLTQIANRRGLLAAFAVEQAKAERETGDNALIALALLDIDNFKKLNDTLGHGAGDVALKSLAERVSQHLRPGDLVARYGGEEFVLMLPSTPVVEAQAVLQRLQRALSASLFMHEGKDVFVTFSAGVTLYRPGETLEAALDRADVALYEAKHTGKNRACVAP, translated from the coding sequence ATGGACGAATCTCGCCGCCCCACGCCTCTGCCCGCCAACTCCGCCCGCAAGCCGGGCGCCACGCCGCCGGCCCAGATCGCCAAGGCAGCGCTGCTGCGCCTGGCCCAGGCGCAGCTGGAGCCGACGCCGGAAAACTACGCCCGTGCCTACGCCATGGAATCCGGCGTCGAGGCCACGCCCGCCGCCCTGCCCGAGCGCGCCCAGGCCCTGCTGGCCAAGCTGCTGAGCATGGGCGTCAGCAACGCGCAGGCGCGGCTGGAGCTGCAGGTCTGCGTGCGCGAGTCGCGCTGGGATGAAGCCCTGCGCGAGCTCGAACGCCTGCAGCGCAGCGAGGGTCCCAGCGCCCAAGGTGAAGCCATGGCCCAAACCCTGGAGCGCCTGGTGCGCGGCCTGGAACGCGGCGGCCGGCAATGGACCGTCGCGCGCAAGAAAGACGGCCTGCAGCGCGTGCTGGAAAACAACCGCAGCGACGGCCAGCGCCTGCTCAAACGCCTGGACCAGTTGGTCAACAGCTGGGACGGCGATGTCGCCGATGCCAGCATCGCCACATCGGAAGAGCCCGGTGGCACGCCGAGCCAGTTTTTTGCCGAAGAAGACTTCGCGCCCAGCACGGTGGAGGCGGCCGACAGCGAGCTGACCGCCGGCGGCGAGGGCTCGGCCCCACTGACTTTCCGTGCCGCCGGTGCCGGTCTGAGCAGCCCCTGGCCGGGCATCGAGACCAGCTTGCACGGCACCGTCCAGCATGCACTGAAGAGCCCCGAAGGCTATGCCGATGAGCTGATGCGTCAGCTCGACGCCGCCCATCTGGACCTGCTGGCCGGCGGCCCCACGCCCGAGAAGGCGGCCTTGATCGAGGCCTTGTGCCAGCGCGCCCGCCATCTGCTGGACCACCGCCAGCATCTCTTCGGCGAGCTGGGCGAGCTGTGCCGCGAGTTGAGCGCCAGCCTGGTCGACCTGGCCGAGGACGATTCCTGGGCCAAGGGCCAGTGCGAGGCCATGAACCAGACCCTGGAGCAGGGCCTGAGCGGCCGCGGCGTGCGCTCGGTCACCGAGATGCTGGGCGGCACGCGCGAGCGCCAGCGCGCCCTGCGCGAAGAACGCAGCCGCGCGCGCGATTCCCTGAAAGCGCTGATCCACCAGATGCTGGCCGAGCTGGGCGAACTGGGCCAGCACACCGATCGTTTCCAGAACAGCGTCGGCCGCTATGCCGAGGTGATCGAGAAAGCCGATTCACTGGAAAGCCTGACCGGCGTGGTGCGCGAGATGGTGGAAGAAAGCCGCAGTGTGCAATCCCTGGTCAAGCAAACCCAGGAACGCCTGACCCTGGAGCACGACCGCGCCAGCAGCCTCAGTGCCAAAGTCGCCGAGCTCGAGGGCGAGTTGCAGCGCCTCTCCAACGAGGTGCAGACCGACCAGCTGACCCAGATCGCCAACCGCCGCGGCCTGCTGGCCGCCTTCGCGGTCGAGCAGGCCAAGGCCGAGCGCGAGACCGGCGACAACGCCCTGATCGCCCTGGCCCTGCTGGACATCGACAATTTCAAGAAGCTCAACGACACCCTGGGCCATGGTGCCGGCGATGTGGCGCTCAAGTCCCTGGCGGAGCGGGTGTCACAGCACCTGCGTCCGGGTGACCTGGTGGCGCGCTACGGCGGCGAAGAGTTCGTGCTCATGCTGCCCAGCACGCCGGTGGTGGAAGCGCAGGCGGTGCTGCAGCGCCTGCAGCGCGCCTTGTCGGCCAGCCTCTTCATGCACGAAGGCAAGGATGTGTTCGTCACCTTCTCGGCCGGCGTGACCCTGTACCGGCCGGGCGAAACCCTGGAAGCGGCGCTGGACCGCGCCGATGTGGCGCTGTACGAGGCCAAGCACACCGGCAAGAACCGCGCCTGCGTGGCTCCCTGA
- a CDS encoding MinD/ParA family ATP-binding protein, with product MRDAHTSASSHAPQDQAHGLRRLFASSRVRFIPVVSNPHVVGGGVLLEGLCAAFAELGLHTLVVDAGESSPKPSELASVDLASCVESLSKDVSYLAARGLPMRYINANGSAAQFLEAVTDAAPFADVVLLHASAAELARVVALREVRPVLLADTDSMSVTHAYAGMKWLASRAGLMVYSLLLASSPQLRLSDRIAQQISSCADGFLGAVLRDWACLDPKTPPTAPVSPEIRHLARELLLAAPPGAALEASVNASPLRPPVRMMGAGRPAMAATL from the coding sequence ATGCGCGACGCTCACACCTCTGCTTCATCCCACGCCCCGCAGGACCAGGCCCATGGCCTGCGCCGCCTGTTCGCCAGCTCGCGGGTGCGCTTCATCCCGGTCGTCAGCAACCCCCATGTGGTGGGCGGCGGCGTGCTGCTGGAAGGCCTGTGCGCGGCCTTCGCCGAGCTGGGCCTGCACACCCTGGTGGTCGATGCCGGTGAGAGCTCGCCCAAGCCTTCGGAGCTGGCGAGTGTGGACCTGGCCTCCTGCGTAGAAAGCCTGTCCAAGGATGTGTCCTATCTGGCCGCGCGTGGCCTGCCCATGCGCTACATCAACGCCAACGGCTCGGCCGCCCAGTTCCTGGAAGCCGTGACCGATGCCGCCCCCTTCGCCGATGTCGTGCTGCTGCACGCCAGCGCGGCCGAACTGGCCCGTGTGGTCGCCCTGCGCGAGGTGCGCCCGGTGCTGCTGGCCGACACCGACAGCATGAGCGTCACCCATGCCTACGCCGGCATGAAATGGCTGGCCAGCCGCGCCGGCCTGATGGTCTACAGCCTGCTGCTGGCCAGCTCGCCGCAGCTGCGCCTCTCGGATCGCATTGCCCAGCAGATCAGCTCCTGCGCCGATGGTTTCCTCGGTGCCGTGCTGCGCGACTGGGCCTGCCTGGACCCCAAGACACCGCCGACGGCACCGGTCTCCCCGGAGATCCGCCATCTGGCCCGTGAGCTGCTGCTGGCCGCCCCGCCGGGAGCCGCGCTGGAAGCCTCGGTCAACGCCAGCCCGCTGCGCCCGCCCGTGCGCATGATGGGTGCAGGGCGCCCGGCCATGGCAGCCACTCTTTGA